A section of the Microbacterium sp. MM2322 genome encodes:
- a CDS encoding fused MFS/spermidine synthase, whose protein sequence is MARSRDPIDPPAAKLSDGRQARIIPSRFAGGWELVVETTPQSHVDLDDPSHLHFEYIARMGAVIDQIGMPGEPLTAVHLGAGALTLPRYVEHTRPGSRQQVVELEQALIDLVREHLPLPRTGQLRVRIGDARDVAARLPPGIVGKVDLVVSDVFAGAQTPAHITSVEYYRILAGLLAPAGILLVNIADGSGLAFARRQVATVRSVLEHVVILAEVGTLKSGRFGNIVIAASPSPLPMDWLPRLMAAGPHPAKVSHGAELDAFARDARIMTDADSTPSPKPAASVFDR, encoded by the coding sequence ATGGCCCGTTCCCGCGACCCCATTGACCCGCCCGCGGCGAAGCTCTCCGACGGGCGACAGGCGCGCATCATCCCGAGCCGCTTCGCCGGGGGCTGGGAACTGGTCGTCGAAACGACCCCCCAATCGCACGTCGACCTCGACGATCCGTCGCACCTGCACTTCGAGTACATCGCCCGCATGGGCGCCGTGATCGACCAGATCGGGATGCCGGGGGAACCCCTCACCGCCGTGCATCTGGGCGCGGGCGCCCTGACCCTCCCGCGCTATGTCGAGCACACCCGTCCGGGCTCGCGCCAACAGGTGGTCGAACTCGAGCAGGCGCTCATCGACCTCGTCCGCGAGCACCTCCCACTTCCCCGCACCGGCCAGCTGCGCGTCCGCATCGGCGATGCCCGCGACGTAGCCGCGCGCCTTCCCCCGGGGATCGTGGGCAAGGTGGATCTCGTCGTGTCCGACGTGTTCGCGGGCGCGCAGACACCCGCGCACATCACGAGCGTGGAGTACTACCGCATCCTCGCGGGGCTGCTGGCGCCGGCCGGCATCCTTCTCGTCAACATCGCCGACGGCAGCGGACTCGCCTTCGCGCGGCGTCAGGTGGCGACCGTCCGCTCCGTGCTGGAGCACGTCGTGATCCTCGCCGAGGTGGGCACCCTCAAGAGCGGCCGGTTCGGCAACATCGTGATCGCCGCCTCCCCGTCGCCGCTACCCATGGACTGGCTCCCCCGCCTGATGGCAGCCGGCCCTCACCCCGCGAAGGTCTCCCACGGCGCCGAGCTCGACGCGTTCGCGCGCGATGCGCGGATCATGACGGATGCCGATTCCACCCCGTCGCCGAAGCCGGCGGCATCCGTCTTCGACCGCTGA
- a CDS encoding ABC transporter substrate-binding protein, with amino-acid sequence MLPISRKRVVAAAATLAIGALALSACASQRGGDDNAEGPADVDGTFVFAASSDPASLDPAFAQDGETFRVSRQIFEGLVGTKPGTPDPAPLLAESWETSDDSLSYTFALKKDVTFQDGTPFNAEAVCVNFDRWYNWEGLAASEALGYYYNKLFKGYASSPDSAVFDSCTPDGDSSVTITLKKPFAGFVAALSLPAFSMQSPKALEEYKADEVGGTADAPTLSEYAMGHPVGTGPYKFDEWARGEQVTLSSYDDYWGDKGQIDKIIFRTIDDPTARRQALESGSIDGYDLVGPADTGALKDAGFTMVSRPPFTILYLAFNQAVKELQDPKVREALSYAVDKDALISQVLPEGTEKATQFMPQSVNGWNADVTTYDYDPEKAKSLLAEAGYTEANPLKLTFNYPVNVSRPYMPDPEQIFTVLSSQLKAVGVETTPKSNEWGEYLDLITGGTDHGIHLLGWTGDYNDTDNFLGVFFGQKSAEWGFDNPELFKDLTDARGIADLDEQTQLYSDINEEVATFIPGVPLAHPAPTLAFDPRVESYPASPVNDEVFSQIVLTK; translated from the coding sequence ATGCTCCCCATTTCCCGGAAGCGGGTGGTCGCGGCCGCCGCGACCCTCGCCATCGGTGCGCTCGCGCTCAGCGCGTGCGCCAGTCAGCGCGGCGGCGACGACAACGCGGAAGGACCCGCGGACGTCGACGGCACGTTCGTCTTCGCGGCGTCATCGGATCCCGCGAGCCTCGACCCCGCGTTCGCGCAGGACGGTGAGACGTTCCGCGTCTCGCGTCAGATCTTCGAGGGCCTCGTCGGCACCAAGCCCGGCACGCCCGACCCGGCGCCTCTCCTCGCGGAGTCGTGGGAGACGTCGGACGACTCCCTCTCGTACACCTTCGCGCTCAAGAAGGACGTCACGTTCCAGGACGGCACCCCGTTCAACGCGGAGGCCGTCTGCGTCAACTTCGACCGTTGGTACAACTGGGAGGGCCTGGCCGCCAGCGAGGCGCTCGGGTACTACTACAACAAGCTCTTCAAGGGGTACGCCTCGAGCCCCGACAGTGCCGTCTTCGACTCGTGCACGCCCGACGGTGACTCCTCGGTCACCATCACGCTGAAGAAGCCGTTCGCCGGTTTCGTCGCCGCGCTGTCGCTGCCTGCCTTCTCGATGCAGTCGCCGAAGGCGCTGGAGGAGTACAAGGCAGATGAGGTCGGCGGCACCGCCGACGCTCCCACGCTCAGTGAGTACGCGATGGGCCACCCCGTCGGCACCGGCCCCTACAAGTTCGATGAGTGGGCACGCGGCGAGCAGGTCACGCTGAGCTCCTACGACGACTACTGGGGCGACAAGGGCCAGATCGACAAGATCATCTTCCGCACGATCGACGACCCCACCGCGCGCCGCCAGGCCCTCGAGTCGGGCTCGATCGACGGCTACGACCTCGTCGGTCCCGCCGACACGGGTGCGCTGAAGGATGCCGGCTTCACCATGGTGTCGCGCCCGCCCTTCACGATCCTGTACCTCGCCTTCAACCAGGCGGTGAAGGAACTCCAGGACCCGAAGGTCCGCGAGGCCCTCTCGTACGCGGTCGACAAGGATGCGCTCATCTCGCAGGTACTCCCCGAGGGCACCGAGAAGGCCACGCAGTTCATGCCGCAGAGCGTGAACGGCTGGAACGCCGACGTCACGACCTACGACTACGACCCCGAGAAGGCGAAGTCACTCCTCGCTGAAGCCGGCTACACCGAGGCCAACCCGCTGAAGCTGACCTTCAACTATCCGGTCAACGTCTCGCGTCCCTACATGCCGGACCCCGAGCAGATCTTCACGGTCCTGTCGTCGCAGCTGAAGGCTGTCGGCGTCGAGACCACGCCGAAGTCGAACGAGTGGGGCGAGTACCTCGACCTCATCACCGGCGGCACGGACCACGGCATCCACCTGCTCGGATGGACCGGTGACTACAACGACACCGACAACTTCCTCGGTGTGTTCTTCGGTCAGAAGTCGGCGGAGTGGGGCTTCGACAACCCCGAGCTGTTCAAGGACCTCACCGATGCCCGCGGCATCGCGGACCTCGACGAGCAGACGCAGCTGTACTCCGACATCAACGAGGAGGTCGCCACCTTCATCCCCGGCGTCCCGCTCGCGCACCCGGCTCCCACCCTGGCCTTCGACCCCCGCGTCGAGAGCTACCCGGCGAGCCCCGTGAACGATGAGGTGTTCAGCCAGATCGTCCTCACGAAGTAA